A genomic stretch from Camelus ferus isolate YT-003-E chromosome 29, BCGSAC_Cfer_1.0, whole genome shotgun sequence includes:
- the MSC gene encoding musculin, giving the protein MSTGSVSDPEEMELRGLQRGYPVPASKRPPLRGADRSYISPSDNSSAEEEDPDGEEERCALGAARGAGGCKRKRPRVAGGGGGKKPLPPKGSAAECKQSQRNAANARERARMRVLSKAFSRLKTSLPWVPPDTKLSKLDTLRLASSYIAHLRQLLQEDRYENSYVHPVNLTWPFVVSGRPDSDTKEVAAANRLCGTTA; this is encoded by the exons ATGTCCACCGGCTCGGTGAGCGACCCCGAGGAGATGGAGCTGCGGGGTCTGCAGCGGGGGTACCCGGTCCCCGCCTCCAAGAGGCCGCCCCTCCGCGGCGCCGATCGCAGCTACATCTCGCCCAGTGACAACTCTTCTGCGGAGGAGGAAGACCCCGACGGCGAGGAGGAGCGCTGTGCCCTGGGAGCGGCCCGCGGCGCGGGAGGCTGCAAGAGGAAGCGGCCCCGGGtggcggggggcggcggcggcaaGAAGCCCCTCCCGCCCAAGGGCTCGGCCGCCGAGTGCAAGCAGTCGCAGAGGAACGCGGCCAACGCCCGCGAGCGCGCCCGGATGCGCGTGCTGAGCAAAGCCTTCTCCCGACTCAAAACCAGCCTGCCCTGGGTGCCCCCCGACACCAAGCTTTCCAAGCTGGACACGCTCCGGCTGGCTTCCAGTTACATCGCGCACCTGCGGCAGCTGCTGCAGGAGGACCGCTACGAGAACAGCTACGTGCACCCGGTGAACCTG ACTTGGCCTTTTGTGGTCTCGGGACGACCCGACTCTGACACCAAAGAAGTTGCCGCAGCTAACAGATTATGTGGGACCACCGCTTAG